In Bacteroidia bacterium, the following are encoded in one genomic region:
- a CDS encoding oligosaccharide flippase family protein produces the protein SNSLQAVLMAATEHKTYYRNLGTLITGSVIAQLISVALAPLFSRLYTPEDFGHLATFMSLLTGLSVIVCLRYDAAIVPAPAHHANQLFNISVRTALITSGITLLTISLFYCFSIERTFLLPWLWLLPLMMLLNGLGKAVIAWLNRHILFSLIAQNNILKSVVTNCIILIAGLIGYQKFGLIGGYFMGLIISLSLLLLKLHREQKLPFVKIFDRKLNSIAKSHSDFPKYNLPQAFIDMLLINSPVYFLTYSFNTAIVGWYGLTARILQAPFNLIGYAMEQVFIQKAAEWYHAKQNIQPLLVNVLKRSSAIAAIIVIPIIWAGPDIFAWAFGSQWRTSGFYAQLLTPYFFFDFIRTPMTRIPSIITKQKQWYLWSLAGFAVLIITIILSVILKFSTVYFLTFFSIGQSAVYLSSLIWLFYQTGKLKNKYHS, from the coding sequence CAAGTAACAGCCTTCAGGCAGTTCTCATGGCAGCAACTGAACATAAAACATATTACCGTAATCTGGGAACCCTTATAACGGGTAGCGTCATTGCGCAGCTTATTAGCGTAGCTTTGGCGCCATTATTTTCAAGGCTTTACACTCCCGAAGATTTTGGTCATTTAGCCACTTTCATGAGTTTACTTACCGGACTATCGGTAATCGTTTGTTTGCGATATGATGCAGCCATCGTTCCTGCACCTGCTCATCATGCCAACCAACTTTTTAATATCAGTGTAAGAACAGCACTTATTACCAGTGGTATTACCCTTTTGACCATTAGCTTATTTTATTGCTTCAGCATTGAAAGAACTTTTTTATTGCCGTGGCTTTGGTTGTTGCCACTAATGATGTTATTGAATGGATTAGGTAAAGCGGTAATAGCCTGGCTAAACCGTCATATACTTTTTTCGCTGATAGCTCAAAATAATATTCTGAAATCAGTGGTTACTAATTGTATTATTTTAATAGCAGGATTAATAGGTTATCAAAAATTTGGGCTGATAGGTGGCTACTTTATGGGACTTATTATTTCCTTATCTCTATTATTACTAAAACTCCATCGTGAGCAAAAACTGCCTTTTGTTAAAATTTTTGACCGTAAATTAAACTCTATAGCTAAAAGTCATTCTGATTTTCCAAAATACAATCTCCCGCAAGCTTTTATCGATATGCTATTAATTAATAGTCCTGTTTATTTTTTAACTTACAGTTTCAATACAGCAATTGTTGGATGGTATGGCCTTACGGCAAGAATTCTTCAAGCACCATTTAATCTGATTGGTTATGCTATGGAACAAGTTTTCATTCAAAAAGCTGCAGAATGGTATCATGCAAAACAAAATATTCAGCCTTTGCTGGTTAACGTCCTTAAACGCTCATCGGCAATAGCAGCTATTATTGTCATTCCTATAATATGGGCAGGTCCTGATATTTTTGCATGGGCATTTGGCTCACAATGGCGAACTTCCGGCTTTTATGCACAACTACTTACCCCTTATTTTTTCTTCGACTTCATCCGAACACCAATGACTCGTATTCCTTCTATCATTACAAAACAAAAACAATGGTACCTTTGGAGTTTGGCTGGATTTGCTGTTTTAATTATAACTATTATCTTATCCGTGATATTGAAATTCTCAACAGTATATTTTCTCACTTTTTTTTCCATTGGACAATCTGCAGTTTATTTATCATCTTTGATTTGGCTTTTCTACCAAACAGGTAAACTAAAAAACAAATATCACTCCTGA
- a CDS encoding oligosaccharide flippase family protein — MNIKSFNLLCYLKGLISQSEINKNSLIVIAGSIAAQIIPLVFSPVLSRIYTPEQFGMFSTISVASGMIGIASCLRYEHAIILPDQNETAEKIASGAIRISVLIAFILWLVLLLYSDALAKRLNFHASYHYLSVIPIITLCMGIFQTGTYWLIRKKAFKRNALSKIIQTVSITFISIVVGIYFKQTGLIIGFTAGWLILSAFMAWQLKKEKLNIFRQPAHEITLSLKHYRKFPIFNLLPALMNAVASSLPVFFISSYYSQEITGLYNQTRIVILAPISLITLSLSQIYLEHIAAKVRNKESIQPTIKSILRKLLLISGLLFIISLTIAPMLFEWFFSKTWRMSGVFLQILIFSYAIQFVVSPLSNVLIALNRIKLASVWPVIYLALMLSLTFFKHFEIKKFLILLTITEVLAYSIYLIFVMQAVRSYQNSLKLSK, encoded by the coding sequence ATGAATATTAAAAGTTTCAACCTACTTTGCTACCTAAAAGGTTTAATTAGCCAAAGTGAGATAAATAAAAACTCTCTCATTGTTATTGCAGGAAGTATTGCAGCACAAATTATTCCTTTGGTATTTTCACCGGTTTTATCCCGAATATACACTCCTGAACAGTTTGGCATGTTTTCTACCATTAGTGTTGCATCTGGAATGATAGGAATTGCTTCATGTTTAAGATACGAGCACGCAATTATTTTACCTGACCAAAATGAAACTGCTGAAAAAATTGCATCTGGCGCCATCAGAATAAGTGTTTTAATTGCTTTCATATTATGGTTAGTACTGCTACTTTATAGTGATGCATTAGCTAAAAGGTTAAATTTTCATGCAAGTTACCATTATTTATCAGTCATTCCGATTATTACATTATGCATGGGAATATTTCAAACAGGCACTTATTGGCTGATCAGAAAAAAAGCATTTAAAAGAAATGCCCTTTCCAAAATTATTCAAACGGTATCTATTACTTTTATTAGTATCGTAGTTGGTATTTATTTTAAACAAACTGGATTAATTATCGGTTTCACCGCAGGCTGGCTAATATTATCTGCATTCATGGCATGGCAATTAAAAAAAGAAAAACTCAATATTTTTAGACAGCCTGCACATGAAATTACCCTTTCATTAAAGCACTATCGCAAATTTCCCATTTTTAATCTATTGCCCGCACTTATGAATGCAGTAGCATCCTCATTACCGGTATTCTTTATTTCATCGTACTATAGTCAGGAGATCACCGGATTATACAATCAAACCCGAATTGTTATTCTTGCTCCGATTTCGCTTATTACATTATCACTCTCACAAATTTATTTAGAACACATTGCAGCAAAGGTTAGAAATAAAGAAAGCATTCAACCTACTATAAAAAGTATATTAAGAAAATTATTACTCATTTCTGGCTTGCTATTTATCATTTCACTAACTATAGCACCTATGCTTTTTGAATGGTTTTTTAGCAAAACCTGGCGTATGTCGGGTGTTTTTTTACAAATTTTAATATTCAGTTATGCCATACAATTTGTAGTATCGCCATTAAGTAATGTTTTAATTGCCCTCAATCGTATTAAACTAGCAAGTGTTTGGCCAGTCATTTATTTAGCACTAATGCTATCACTAACTTTTTTTAAACATTTTGAAATAAAAAAATTCCTTATTTTGCTCACGATTACTGAGGTATTAGCTTATAGCATTTATCTCATTTTTGTAATGCAAGCCGTACGTAGTTATCAAAACAGCTTAAAACTATCGAAGTGA